Genomic DNA from Sphingobium sp. WTD-1:
GGAGAGCGAATATTCCTGCACCAGCCCCTCGACCCCGGTGCCCTTGTGATTGGCGCGCAGGGTGGTGACCAGATGGCGCGCCGTGTCCGCCACGGCGGCGCGGGTGGCGTCGGGGAGGGTCGCCGCGTCGAGCAGCGGGGCAAGGCACTCGGCCTCGTCGCGGCGATAGGCGGCGGTGATCGCCTGGCGCAGCGGCGACTGGTCACGGATGGCGGGGGCGAAGGCGGCAAAGGGATGCTGGTCGGTCATGCGACCAGAATATCCGATTGGCGCAATTCATTCCGTCTTATGAATGCCCCGATAAATGCCAAAGTGACTTATTAATGGCAGCGTGATAGGCAAATTGCATGAGCAACAAGCCCGCTATGGTCGAATTGGATGAGTTCGACCGGCGTATCATCGCCGCACTGGTCGAGGATGGCCGCATGACCGTGACCGATCTGGCCGCCAGCGTCGGCCTGTCCAAGACACCCTGCCAGGTGCGGTTGAAGCGATTGCAGGAGAGTGGCGTCATTCGCGGCTTTCGCGCGATCGTCGATCCGGCCAAGCTGGGGATGGACCATGTCGCCTTTACCGAGGTGAAGCTGAGCGACACGCGGGAGAGTGCGCTGCGCGAGTTCAATGCGGCGGTACGACGCATACCGGAGGTCGAGGAATGCCATATGCTGGCAAGCAATTTCGACTATCTGCTCAAGGTTCGCACGTCCGACATCCGCCGCTATCGCATGGTGCTGGGCGAGAAGATTTCCGCCCTGCCCCACGTCGCCAGCACATCGACCTTCGTGGCGATGGAGACGGTGCTGGAGTCGGGCAGCAAGCGGCCGCGCCGTTAACGCGGGACCGAAGCCCCTTCCACCCGGATGCCGCGCCGCTGAAGTTCGGCCCGCGCCGCCTTCTGATGCGGGGTCAGGCGCTGATAGTCGGTGGTCGAACGCCAGATGTCGAGCACGTCCTGATCGCTGCGAAACGCGACGTCCGCCTCTGCATTGGCATAGTCCTGCAGACGATATTTCCTCGGCGCTTTTTCGATCACCCGTCATCCCTTTCACGGGAGACGTAGCGGATTTTACGTAAAAGCCGCGTGATGGCCATCACGCGGTTAAGGCGTATTAATCAAACAGAGCCAGCGGCACGGCGTCACCCATGGCGCGATAGCCGGCCGGATTGGGATGGAGCGCATCGCCGCCATCATAAGCGGGCAGCAGCCGGTCGGGGCGCGCGGGATCGCGGGTGGCGCGGTCGAAATCGACCAGCCCGTCGAAATGGCCCGGCGCCCGGATCCAGGCATTGACCGCCTGCCGGTCGGCCTCATTCTGGGCATCGGCATGATAATAGGCGTTGCCGACGAAGGGCATGATGGTGGCGCCGATCACCTTGACCCCGCGCGCATGGGCGCGGGCGATGATCTGGCGATAGGCGCCGATGATGCGAGCGACATGGGCCTTGTGATCCTCGACACTGACGGGCGCCTCGCGGGTCAGGGTGCCAAGATCATTGACGCCTTCCAGCAGGACCAGATGGGTGACGCCGGGCTGGGCCAGCACATCGCGGTCGAGCCGGGCGAGCGCATTGGGGCCAAGCCCGTCGTTCAGCAGCCGGTTGCCGCCGATCCCCTGATTGACGACGGCGATGTCGCGCCGCTTGGAATCGGCTTGCAACCGCTGGGCGAGCCGGTCGGTCCAGCGATCATTGCCGTTGGTGGTCGAACCCTTGCCGTCGGTGATGGAATCGCCGAGCGCCACGACCAGCCGTGCGGGCGCGCAGCGTTCGACTTCCAGCGCGGCGAGGTTGAACCAGTGGTCGAACGAGGCGGCGCCCGCCATCGCCGTATCGGTCAGATGATCGCCGGGCAGATGCCAAGAGGTGGCGCGCGAACCGGGATGCGAGGTCTGTTCCGGTTCACCCTGATAGCGGATGGTGACGGCGATATTGTCGAGCGCGGCGACCGGCAGCGATACCGGGTCAGAGAGATAATCGGCACCGGCCGGCACGATCAGGTCAGGGCTGCCATCGAAGCGCAGCGAAATGAGCGTGCCGGGATCGATCGCCGGCGCGGTGCTGGCGGGGGCGCGGGCGATGCTGACACCGGCGATATGGAGCGGCGCCGTGCCGGCGAGGTTGGAGATGCGCACCCGCAGCCGGTCCCCGGCGATCGAGGGGCGGACGATCTGGCGCAGCGACTGATCCTTGAGCGTGCCGGCGGGCAGTGCGGCGTCGCCGGTCGGGCGGAATTGCGAGGAGGCCCAGCCCGATACCCAGGTCGGCGTGCAGGTCTTTGCCGTGACGGGCTGGGCCAGCAGCAGGGCCAGCGGCAGGCTGGCGAGCAAGGGACGGATCATCGGCTTCCTTTCGGTCGGGGATGGCGGGCGGCGCGTCCCCCAAAATGGGCATATGAGGGTCACTGAATCGAAGTTCACAGTGTCGTGCGGCAGGCGTTGACGCATTTCCGCGCCTTTCCGAGTTTGCTGAAGCGCGACAAAAGCTTCTGGAGTGCGGGACAAGAGCTTTTGTAGCACCGCCAATGATCGCTACGCGACCAAAGCTTCCACGCGGCGCCTGAAGCGCTGACCTCTCCGTCGATCATCCTCAGCCGAGATGTCCCTGCGTCGCGCAACGTACGTTCCACCCCTGGCAAGGTAGAGCCCATTACCGACCGGCACGCCGTTCGTATGCACCATATAGATGCCTTCGATCACATCGTATTCGATGCTGTCTTCCAGACCCGGCGGAGCAACATTCTTTACTGCTGCACGATACAGAGCAGCGCCAGCGTGGCTGTCAGGGCTATAAAGTTGAACAATGAATGGATCGATGTCGCGTGGTGTTGCCGCAGCGTCGTAGGCTTTAAACAACAGCTCGTAGAGAAGCGCCGGTCCCATCCGGTCCACCCAGCTCGTAACGATGCCGAGCCTCTTTTCGAAGCGATCGTCGAGCATTTCATACATCCAACACATAACTTGAGGCTCCAAGCCGAGCCGCTGCAGCGCGTGAAGATAGTCGCGTCCCGCACGTATCTCAGCAGGGCCGACGCCGTCGTCTTTCACTGGTTTTTCAACCATTGCACCACCCCCTCTTCTGAGAAAGCTGCCTTCACCATCGAGCGTGCTACTTGGCGTGTCATGCGCCCCGGCCGATAATCATGCTCTCGCTTCCAGTCCATTACGGTCCTTAGAAGGTGCCTCGGCGGAGGTGGAGTTGTCCGCACATCGATGCCTGCAAGCCTAAATAGCATACGAATGTCATGGGTGTGATACTTCTCCGCCAATGTTCGATCGGGCCAGCAGTTCCAGCGCTCGCGCTTCATGATCACCGCTTTTAGCGCAAACTCCACAGCACGCCCTGATGCGTTCCATGCGGCGTCGCAGTGCGCGCGGTGGTTGACCATGGCATCGGCCGTCGCTTGCTCGCGGGAAACCATGGCCCACCAATCATCAACTGTGAGAACGTGCTGTTCCATAGCGGCTTTGCCGAGTCCCCTTCCTTGTGACGGATTTGATAGGGCAAAGGAGCGATATCGTCATCCAAGCTCTCCTCTCCAGGACGCCACAGACGATAAATCACAATTTCAAAGAGCCGTGAAAGGCGTCTGAGACGCCTTTCAAAATCAGTTGCCCACCGCCCACCAGTCGAAGCCGGACAGGGCGTGGTCATTGTCATCGTCGCTCTGGAACTGCGCCTGGAAGCCGTTCTTGGTCGTGCTGCCGGGCACGATCTGGACCCAGAGGTCGCGATAGATGCTGGGGGCGGCGATCACGCCCTGGGTCAGCACGCTCCAGCAGCTGTTGGGGAATGGCAGCGCAAAGGCGACGTTGCGCACGACTTCGCTGGTCACCGTCTCTCGATAATAGCCGAGCTTGAGGATCGCGAGGCCGCCGAGGAAGGATATCGTCCGTTCGCTGGTCGTCGGATCGACGGTGACCGTGATCGCCTGATTGAGGCCGCGACTGATCATCGCCAGGATCGCGACCAGGAGCTGATTGCTGGCGCCGCCGTCCAGGCCGGAATTGCCACCCAGCGGATCGGTAATGACCCTTTCGACATTGCCCTTCGCATGGGCGACATAGGCGATGATCGCCGCCGCAAGCTGATGCTGGCTTTCCTTGTCAGGCAGCGCGCCACCCAGCTGCGCAATGGCGGTGATGATCTCCTCCTGCACCGCATTGAGCCAGTCTGCATCAACGCGCGTCGCGGGAAGAGGGGTAACCTTGAAAAGGCCGCCAACCGTCGCGCCGGCACTATCGATCCTGTGCATGTCCGTTCCTTAAAAGCCGGGGAAGATTTCGATGATGTAGCCTTCCAGCACCATGGTGTCGGAGGCGTTGGCCAGCTGGCCGGTCAACGTCAGCACCTGGTCGACCGACGTGTCGATCGCGGCCGCACCGTGCGCGTTGACGCCGGAACCGTAGATAGACGTCGATCCGGCGCGGGCGATGAACTGGCTGGCCTGGTCGTTGCGATTGTTCATGCGAAGGAGCGAACCGACATTTCCCGAGGTGGTCACCGGCCAGCTGTTGATGGTCGCACCGCCGAACTTGTGCATGACCGTCTTGGTGTTCGCATTCTGGGATATGGTCCAGAAACTCTCGATCTTGAGCGATCCCTTCGGACCCAGCGAACCGCCGGGGATGGTGATCGTCAGAAAATCATGCGTGGCCAGGCTGCCCGTCCACACGGCCGATGCGGCCCCATCCTGCGCCAAGATATAGGGCGCTTTCATATAAGCCTTTAGCAGCGCTGCCGTGATCAGCACGTCGGCGCCGCCCTGGATGCCGGCCCAGCCTTCAGCGCCTGTCAGTGCGGCCGCCACCGCGAGGGCCGATGCCTTCTTGTCGAGTTCGGACATATCAATCCTCCAATATGAGATGGCCGCCGGTCTCCAGCAGGCGATATCCGCCGCTCTCCAGCAGCGACGCGCCCGGATCGGTGGGATAGGAAAAGATCACGTGGGTATGCGCCGGGCGCGCGGCCGAGATGATGCATTCCAGGTCTAGCGCGGCGTCGCCCTCCAGCAGGGCTGAGCCGGCGGGATCGCCCGCGACCATATAGTTGAACACGCTGCCGTTGCGGACATGGACGCGCCAGATATAGCGCCACCGTCCCGCCGCCACCTGGGCGCTGAGGCTGGTGTCATAGTCATCGACCTCGGGGTCGAACTCATGGATCGTAACGTCGAAACCGATCGACGCGGCCAGCGCGATATAGAATGCCGGCGTCTGCCCGGCCTGATAGGCGAGCTTGCGCCAGCAGGCGAGTTGACGCGCCGCGATCGTGGTCGCCGCTGCGGTGCAGGGATCGGGGAGTCCCAGCGCCGCTTCCCATTCGGGGAGCATCTCATAGGCGGTGCGAGGATCATATTCGGCCAGCAGCTGTTCCATACGCTCTTCGACGCGCGCAAACTCCTCGGCCCAGCCATCCAGCAGCTTGGTGAGCATCGCATCCTCCCCACGCGGCCAGGCCGCGCCGGGGGGAAGAAGCGCCTGCAGCTGCTGGCGATAGGCCGTCGCCATCAGGCCCATGCGATGGCTCCGAAGGTGAGTATCTTGCCGGCATCGGCGGTCTGGTTGGTGGTCGGGCTGGTCAGCACATGATCCAGTTCGCCCGGCGCGATCGAGATGGACTCGCGCATCCGGCTGACCAGGACCGTGCCACCGGGAATCGCATCGCGGGCAATAAGGTCGCGCAGCTCCGCTTCGACCGAGGCGCGCGTCGCGGCCGTGTCGGGCGTCAGGGCGATGGTGAAGTTGAGCGGCTGCGCGATCGGCGCCTCGACCGTCACCTCCGCCGTGACCGGACGCTCTTCCGCGATCTTGGCCGCGACCAGGGCGACGGTGCCCGGATCGGGGATAATATCTTCCCGGCCGTCCATCACGAACAGCAGCTTGACCGTGCCCAGGCCGTTCCAGTTGGGATAAGGCCAGGCGCGTGTAACCCCGGCAATCTCCTTGGCCCAGCGGACATAGTCGCCGCTCTTTCCGCCTGCCGGCTGGTTGCGCAGGCGCTCCCACACTCGGTCGTTCAGCTGCTCGATCGTCTCCTCGTCGCTGCCGCCGATGATCCCGCCGACAGCTACGGTCGCGACCGCCTGGACGCCGCTGGCGGGCGACTGGAAGGTCAGGGTCTGGCCGGCTGCCATCGCACCGGCTGCGCCGCCATCTTCGCAGGTCACCGCCACGCTGGCCGTCCCGCCCGCGATCGTCGCCAGCGCCATGGTCGCAAATCGCACGCCATCCGCCCGCACCAGGATGCTGCCGGCCGGGGCCACGGCGCCATTGGTCCCGGCCAGGGTGACAGCGCCGGTCGCGGCGATCGCCGCCTTGCGGACGATGCCCAGGCGGCTGGCCCAGCCGGTGACGGTGTCGGGATATTTGGGGTCGGGCAGGAAGCGCGCGCGATCGTCGATCATGCCATAGAGGCCGTTCATTGCGCCGGCATGGACCCGCGCCAGGACGTCCAGCACGTTGCGCCGCAGCCGGCTGTCCGCGCCTGGCAGCTTGCCATTGATATCGTCCTGCGCGCGCGTAATCAGCTGGGTCAGGGTCGGTCGTTGAAAGCTCATGCGGTCCCCTCGCGCTCGATGCGGCCGCTCTCCGCATCCCACAAATAGTTGATGGCCAGGCGGGCGCCGCCCGGCCGGGTTAAGGTGATGGTGATGGACAGGCCGCCCGATCGGCGGCTGGCGGCAACCGGCAGCAGGACGCAGTCGATATCGATCGCCGCGACGACGCCGTCGGCGACCAGCCAGTCCAGCGCCTCGCGGCAATAGTCACGGGCGCGGACGGCCGTCGTCGGCACGACCTTCGCGCGCGCCAGCAGCCACAGGCGCGACCCCGTCCGGTCGTTTGCGTCGTCGTTTGCACAGTCGCCCCACCAACCGCGACGATCGGCCCCACTGTCCGGTAGCGCGTCATCGTCACGGGCGCGGACATCGGTGAAGAGCGAGATGGTCACCGCCGTGCGCAGGCCGTCGTCGGTGACCAGGTCGCCGGATGCGATCGCGATGTCGGCCGACCAGGCAGCGCTGTCGAAGACAAGGGCGATATCGGTCACGCCGGCATGCTCCGGGCCTGCGACACGATCTTGATAGCCTGGCTGAGCGAGTAGCTCCCATCGACGCGGACGACCAGCGTGGCCCGCCAGCCATTGGCATAGCGGGCATGGATGCGGCGCAGCCGGCTTTGGGCGTCGAACAGAGCGTGCGCCTCGATCGGCTCACCGTCGCCGCCGCGCTGCCCGCACTCGCGCAGCTTGTCAGCGACCATGGTCATATCCTCGCCGGGGGCGACGACGACCTTCTGCCAAGCGCGATTGCCGCGCTTACGGGGAGAGCTTGCCTTCATGCGATCTTCACCTTGCTGGAGCCGCCGGTGATGGCGGTGCTGCTGACTGTGTCGGTCTTGCGGGCGGCGAAGAGGCTCGCCCCTTCGCCCAGGGCAATGCTGCTGCCGTCCAGCAGCGCTTCGCCCTGGCCCTTGATCGAGACCGCACCATCCGCGTCGACGGTGAAATCGCCGCCGGCTTCGACGCTGAAATTGCCGTCCGTCTGGCAGGCGATACCCAGCGACGAAGCTATGCGAATCCCGTCGCGGCCGATCAGCACGCACTGGCCCTGGTCGTCATGCAACGCGACCTCGCCCTCTTGGAGCGACTTGAGCCGATAGCGGCGATCGGCGATCGCGATGACCAAGGCGTGGCCGCGCAATCCGCCCACTGCCAGCGAGATGGCTTCGGCGCCTGGCTTGGGATGCGCCGCGAAGCCATAGGGCTGGAAATGTTCGGCACCGTCCTGCGCCTCGTCGGCCAGCAGGTCGATCTGCACCGACTGGAGGCCGGTGCTGTCGTCGACGGCGGCCAGAACGGCGCGGCCGACCATCATCTGGATACGCCCCAACAAGGGGCTTAGCGCCCTTTGAAGCGCGCTCATGCCGCTTCCTTTTCCGCCAGCTGAGCGAAGGCACCGGGCGGCGCGATCGACAGGGTCGCGATCGTCCCTTCGCCGTCCGACTTGGCGAACGTAACCGCCGCGATCAGCATGACCTCATCCGCCATGCCGATCTGCGCGCAACGCACCCGCACCCGGCTGTTGGGTCGCCACAAGGCGCCGCCTGGCGCCACGCGCCAGCCCAGCACACGGATGTCCGCGCCCCTGGCACGGCCAGCGCGCACGCCCGCCTCGAATTTCGCGCGTGCCCCTGCGCTGGCGCCGTCGCTCTGCTCCTCCGCCACCAACAGCAGCGGGCGATAGCGGCGCACCCCGGCATCCTTCGCCTCGCCCTTGATCTGGCTCACCGTCTTACCGTGGCGCTCATCATCGCCATGGGCCTGGCCCTTGACGATATAGTCGGAAAAGCGCTCGCGATGATCGGTGCGTCCCTCGGCCGACTTGATGTTGACGCCCAGCTCCAGGGTGGCGACCGGCGCGCCGGCATCGGGCGTAGTAATCTCCAGGTCGCCCGAGGCGGTGGGGACAGCGATAAGGCCCCGGAAGCGCAAGAGACGCTCGATCGCGGCGGCGACCGTCTCGCCCTGCTGGATCGCGAACTTGCGAATCGCCGCACCCGTGCTGACCTTGACCGCGACCGTCACCCCGAACGGCTTGGCCAACTCGGTCGCGATCGCCTCCAGCTTGACGTTGCGCCAGCTTGCCGGCCTGGCGATCGCGGAACAGTCGGCCAGGTCGCCCGTCTTGTCGCGACCCTCGACCGTGATGCCGTGCGATTCCCCGTCGATCGCAGGTGACACCGCATCGACCCAGCCATCGACCACGACCGCGCCGCCGATCTTGAGCTGGCAGCGATCGTCCGCTGCGATCACCAGCAGCTGGCCGGCTGCATCATCCTTGGAGGAAAGCGACAGGCGGAAGGCACCGCACATCGCGTCGATCGCGCGGGTCACGCTGACCTCTGTCCAGCCCGCGTAGAGCTTGCCGTTGATCGCCAGCTCGACCTTCTCGGCGATGATATCCGCGTCAGCCATGGTCCGCCCCCAGGGTGCGGCGCACGCGATCTCCGGCCCGCCGCATTTCGTCCCAGGCGCGGCCGGTCTCACGGGCGGCATCGCCATGCAGGTCATGGGCGCGACGATAGTTCGCCTCTGCCAGCTGTAGGGCGCACGCCGCCGTGCGGATCGTGTCCAGCTGCGTTTCCCAGCGCGTCTCGACCTCAGCCATTCACTGCCTCCCTGCTCAAGACCTGGAGCGCCACGCCGCCCGGCACGAAGCCGGGGTGGCGCACCTTGTTGCGGGCGACGATCTCGTCCGCCCGATCGATCACGCTGGACGGGTCGCCATAGAGGCGCATGGCGATCACCAGCGCCGGCTCGGTGACGGCTGGCGTGTAGCGCTGCAGCCGGGCAAGCGAACCGCCGCGCGCAGTCAGGTCGGCCGTGCAGGCGCGGCGCAGCGCGTCATACTGATCCGCGCCGCCATCGTCGCCGGCATCGGCCTGGCGCAGCGCGAGCGCATCGAGCCGATCAGCGGCATCGTCACGCGCGGCGACCGCTTCGTCATAGGATGCAAAGTCGCTGCCAGCGAGCCAGCGCACCAACTCGGCCGAGGCGGCGAGATTGACCAGCTGCACCATTGCCGCCTGGTTCTCCCGCTCCAGATTGCGGGCGGGCGTGTCACCGGTCACCGGCGGCAAATCACCGCCCCAGTCCATCAGCGCGCGATAGCTGTCGCCCTCGGCCGGGCCGCCGATCGCGCCCAGCACCTGGACCAGGCTGACGACGGCGCGGCCGAGATCGATCGGCGCGCGCAGCAGCACCGCGGTTTCGCCAAGAAGCCCGAGATTGGTCTGCAGCGCCGCCAGCGCACCACCAAAGCCACCCTGAAGACCTGCACGGAGCGAGACCAGCGTGGTCGCGCCGCCCAGCACCTTCTCGGCCGCTTCCTCGACAAAGGCGGTCGCGCCCTCGACCGAGAATGCAGCACCGAACAGCGAGGGCGCGGCATCGGCCGCGACATCAGCCTGGGCGATGGCGGCGGCCTGTGTGTCCGCCGTGGCGACGGCCGGCGCCGGCAGGCCGGTTTCGATGAAGTCGATCGTGAACCAGGCGATGTTGATGCCGTCGATCGCGGAGTCCCGGCGCGACCAGGCACCCGCCGGCACCGCGACCTGCATCGACCCGAACCAGGGGTGGATCAGCGTGCCGGCGCCCGGCGCCTCCAGTGCGTCGACCAGCTCATTGGCGAGGGC
This window encodes:
- a CDS encoding phage baseplate assembly protein, which translates into the protein MADADIIAEKVELAINGKLYAGWTEVSVTRAIDAMCGAFRLSLSSKDDAAGQLLVIAADDRCQLKIGGAVVVDGWVDAVSPAIDGESHGITVEGRDKTGDLADCSAIARPASWRNVKLEAIATELAKPFGVTVAVKVSTGAAIRKFAIQQGETVAAAIERLLRFRGLIAVPTASGDLEITTPDAGAPVATLELGVNIKSAEGRTDHRERFSDYIVKGQAHGDDERHGKTVSQIKGEAKDAGVRRYRPLLLVAEEQSDGASAGARAKFEAGVRAGRARGADIRVLGWRVAPGGALWRPNSRVRVRCAQIGMADEVMLIAAVTFAKSDGEGTIATLSIAPPGAFAQLAEKEAA
- a CDS encoding SGNH/GDSL hydrolase family protein, whose product is MIRPLLASLPLALLLAQPVTAKTCTPTWVSGWASSQFRPTGDAALPAGTLKDQSLRQIVRPSIAGDRLRVRISNLAGTAPLHIAGVSIARAPASTAPAIDPGTLISLRFDGSPDLIVPAGADYLSDPVSLPVAALDNIAVTIRYQGEPEQTSHPGSRATSWHLPGDHLTDTAMAGAASFDHWFNLAALEVERCAPARLVVALGDSITDGKGSTTNGNDRWTDRLAQRLQADSKRRDIAVVNQGIGGNRLLNDGLGPNALARLDRDVLAQPGVTHLVLLEGVNDLGTLTREAPVSVEDHKAHVARIIGAYRQIIARAHARGVKVIGATIMPFVGNAYYHADAQNEADRQAVNAWIRAPGHFDGLVDFDRATRDPARPDRLLPAYDGGDALHPNPAGYRAMGDAVPLALFD
- a CDS encoding Lrp/AsnC family transcriptional regulator, with the protein product MSNKPAMVELDEFDRRIIAALVEDGRMTVTDLAASVGLSKTPCQVRLKRLQESGVIRGFRAIVDPAKLGMDHVAFTEVKLSDTRESALREFNAAVRRIPEVEECHMLASNFDYLLKVRTSDIRRYRMVLGEKISALPHVASTSTFVAMETVLESGSKRPRR
- a CDS encoding putative phage tail protein, with translation MGLMATAYRQQLQALLPPGAAWPRGEDAMLTKLLDGWAEEFARVEERMEQLLAEYDPRTAYEMLPEWEAALGLPDPCTAAATTIAARQLACWRKLAYQAGQTPAFYIALAASIGFDVTIHEFDPEVDDYDTSLSAQVAAGRWRYIWRVHVRNGSVFNYMVAGDPAGSALLEGDAALDLECIISAARPAHTHVIFSYPTDPGASLLESGGYRLLETGGHLILED
- a CDS encoding DNA circularization N-terminal domain-containing protein; the encoded protein is MSAPAGWQKGSFRGVAFRTEESETSGGRRGVVHEFPQAEKPVWEDLGRAARSYRIDCHIVGEDYPALANELVDALEAPGAGTLIHPWFGSMQVAVPAGAWSRRDSAIDGINIAWFTIDFIETGLPAPAVATADTQAAAIAQADVAADAAPSLFGAAFSVEGATAFVEEAAEKVLGGATTLVSLRAGLQGGFGGALAALQTNLGLLGETAVLLRAPIDLGRAVVSLVQVLGAIGGPAEGDSYRALMDWGGDLPPVTGDTPARNLERENQAAMVQLVNLAASAELVRWLAGSDFASYDEAVAARDDAADRLDALALRQADAGDDGGADQYDALRRACTADLTARGGSLARLQRYTPAVTEPALVIAMRLYGDPSSVIDRADEIVARNKVRHPGFVPGGVALQVLSREAVNG
- a CDS encoding phage baseplate assembly protein V — its product is MSALQRALSPLLGRIQMMVGRAVLAAVDDSTGLQSVQIDLLADEAQDGAEHFQPYGFAAHPKPGAEAISLAVGGLRGHALVIAIADRRYRLKSLQEGEVALHDDQGQCVLIGRDGIRIASSLGIACQTDGNFSVEAGGDFTVDADGAVSIKGQGEALLDGSSIALGEGASLFAARKTDTVSSTAITGGSSKVKIA
- a CDS encoding phage GP46 family protein; this encodes MTDIALVFDSAAWSADIAIASGDLVTDDGLRTAVTISLFTDVRARDDDALPDSGADRRGWWGDCANDDANDRTGSRLWLLARAKVVPTTAVRARDYCREALDWLVADGVVAAIDIDCVLLPVAASRRSGGLSITITLTRPGGARLAINYLWDAESGRIEREGTA
- a CDS encoding baseplate J/gp47 family protein — translated: MSFQRPTLTQLITRAQDDINGKLPGADSRLRRNVLDVLARVHAGAMNGLYGMIDDRARFLPDPKYPDTVTGWASRLGIVRKAAIAATGAVTLAGTNGAVAPAGSILVRADGVRFATMALATIAGGTASVAVTCEDGGAAGAMAAGQTLTFQSPASGVQAVATVAVGGIIGGSDEETIEQLNDRVWERLRNQPAGGKSGDYVRWAKEIAGVTRAWPYPNWNGLGTVKLLFVMDGREDIIPDPGTVALVAAKIAEERPVTAEVTVEAPIAQPLNFTIALTPDTAATRASVEAELRDLIARDAIPGGTVLVSRMRESISIAPGELDHVLTSPTTNQTADAGKILTFGAIAWA